The Xanthomonas sontii genome contains a region encoding:
- a CDS encoding virulence RhuM family protein, with translation MRNDDKDAPTSELILYRSEDAQTRIQVRLEGESVWLTQRQIAELFQVSVPTINEHLGSIFSEGELEHERTIRRFRIVQAEGERQVRRNIDHYNLDAILAVGYRVRSARGTQFRQWATARLSEYLVKGFALDDERLKRGPDDGYFEELLGRIRDIRSSEKLFWRKVLDIYATSVDYDPSAEASQRFFATVQNKMHWAAHGHTAAELLMERADASKPHSGMTNWVGAAPRASDAVVAKSYLNAEELEALNRIVTAYLEFAELQAMNRRPMTMAAWIAKLDDFLRLSDRDLLTHAGRIGREQALEFSKAEFARYKQRSLAEPSPAERDFEEAARKLKALEGERRKPVRPKRPRGE, from the coding sequence ATGCGTAACGACGACAAGGACGCCCCCACCTCGGAATTGATCCTGTATCGCAGCGAGGATGCGCAGACGCGCATCCAGGTGCGGCTGGAAGGCGAGTCGGTGTGGTTGACGCAGCGGCAGATCGCAGAACTGTTTCAAGTCTCTGTCCCAACGATCAATGAACATCTCGGCAGCATTTTTTCCGAGGGTGAACTTGAACATGAACGAACTATTCGGAGATTCCGAATAGTTCAAGCCGAAGGCGAGCGCCAGGTGCGCCGCAACATCGATCACTACAACCTCGACGCCATCCTCGCCGTCGGCTACCGGGTCCGCTCCGCGCGCGGCACCCAGTTCCGCCAGTGGGCGACGGCGCGGCTGTCCGAGTACCTGGTCAAGGGCTTTGCGCTGGACGACGAACGGCTCAAGCGCGGGCCGGACGATGGCTATTTCGAAGAACTGCTGGGCCGCATCCGCGACATCCGCTCGTCGGAGAAGCTGTTCTGGCGCAAGGTGCTGGACATCTACGCCACCAGCGTGGATTACGACCCGTCGGCCGAGGCCAGCCAGCGTTTCTTCGCCACCGTGCAGAACAAGATGCACTGGGCGGCCCATGGCCACACCGCCGCCGAACTGCTCATGGAGCGCGCCGACGCCAGCAAGCCGCACAGCGGCATGACCAACTGGGTGGGCGCCGCGCCGCGCGCGTCCGATGCGGTCGTCGCCAAGAGCTACTTGAACGCGGAGGAGCTGGAGGCGCTGAACCGCATCGTCACCGCCTATCTGGAGTTCGCCGAGTTGCAGGCCATGAACCGCAGGCCGATGACCATGGCCGCATGGATCGCCAAGCTGGACGACTTCCTGCGCCTGAGCGACCGCGACCTACTGACCCATGCCGGCCGCATCGGCCGCGAACAGGCATTGGAATTTTCCAAGGCCGAGTTCGCTCGTTACAAGCAGCGGTCACTGGCTGAGCCATCGCCCGCCGAGCGCGATTTCGAAGAAGCCGCACGCAAGCTCAAGGCGCTGGAAGGCGAACGGCGCAAGCCGGTGCGGCCCAAACGACCCCGTGGCGAATAG
- a CDS encoding type II toxin-antitoxin system HipA family toxin encodes MNGADDAVQDLAQAEVWLDDADLGDPALVGHLIRRPSRTGDTLHFQYADSWLNHAAPNHAFALDPQLPLHRGALIARVGASALTGAFLDCSPDRWGKRLMDRREVIDAREQHRRVRALRPWDYLLGVNDASRMGALRLRTSRGRYLDDHVLTAPPMTELRTLEAIAVRVERGDTDDSGHDVTWIRQLVAPGASLGGARPKASVRDTDGTLWLAKFPSSDDRHDVGLWEYVTYRLSLTAGIAMPAARALPLSDLGTTFAVQRFDRNGAHRRAYASAFTLLDVDDSEHSSYAEIAHAIENHGAVAAIADDLRQLFRRVVFNVLIGNRDDHLRNHGFLRTADGWRLSPAFDVNPNPDKDAHVLGVGLDDPTPDTRLLLDTCAYYRLSKVQAGEIIEQVRTAVRGWPSEARRCGARHAEIAAMGAFIDPER; translated from the coding sequence ATGAACGGAGCCGACGACGCGGTGCAGGACCTCGCCCAGGCCGAGGTCTGGCTGGACGACGCCGACCTTGGCGATCCCGCGCTGGTCGGGCACCTCATCCGCCGGCCCAGCCGGACCGGCGATACCCTGCATTTTCAGTACGCGGACAGCTGGTTGAACCACGCCGCGCCAAACCACGCCTTTGCACTTGACCCGCAATTACCGTTGCATCGCGGCGCACTGATCGCGCGCGTCGGTGCCAGCGCGCTGACGGGCGCCTTCCTCGATTGCTCGCCTGACCGCTGGGGCAAGCGTCTGATGGATCGGCGTGAGGTCATCGACGCCCGCGAACAGCATCGCAGGGTACGTGCCCTGCGTCCCTGGGATTACCTGCTTGGGGTCAACGACGCGTCCCGCATGGGCGCATTGCGTCTGCGCACTTCCAGGGGCCGCTATCTGGACGACCATGTCCTGACTGCGCCGCCCATGACCGAATTGCGGACACTGGAAGCCATCGCGGTGCGCGTGGAGCGCGGCGACACCGACGACAGCGGCCATGACGTCACCTGGATCAGGCAACTGGTCGCGCCAGGTGCGTCGCTGGGTGGCGCCAGGCCCAAGGCCAGCGTGCGCGACACCGACGGGACGCTGTGGCTGGCCAAGTTCCCCTCCAGCGACGATCGCCACGACGTGGGCCTGTGGGAATACGTGACCTATCGGCTATCGCTGACGGCGGGCATCGCCATGCCCGCGGCGCGCGCGCTGCCGCTGTCGGATCTGGGTACCACCTTTGCGGTGCAACGTTTCGACAGGAACGGCGCGCACCGCCGCGCCTACGCCTCGGCCTTCACGCTGCTCGACGTGGACGACAGCGAGCACAGCAGTTATGCCGAGATCGCGCACGCCATCGAGAACCACGGGGCGGTGGCGGCGATCGCCGACGATCTGCGCCAGTTGTTCCGCCGGGTCGTGTTCAACGTGCTGATCGGCAATCGCGACGACCATCTGCGCAATCACGGGTTCCTGCGCACCGCCGACGGTTGGCGGCTGTCCCCCGCCTTCGACGTGAACCCCAACCCGGACAAGGACGCGCACGTGCTGGGCGTCGGCCTGGACGATCCCACGCCGGATACGCGGCTGCTGCTCGATACGTGCGCGTACTACCGCCTGAGCAAAGTGCAGGCCGGCGAGATCATCGAACAGGTGCGAACCGCCGTGCGCGGCTGGCCGTCGGAAGCCCGGCGCTGCGGCGCGCGCCATGCCGAAATCGCCGCGATGGGCGCCTTCATCGACCCGGAGCGGTGA
- a CDS encoding helix-turn-helix domain-containing protein produces MPRAQRQIRGLGERLRAARMRRQMTQAELAERVGVSVPTVGKLERGDPATSLATVLRVLTALGLDKDIELLARDDDVGRQLQDSQLRRPGARRGSAP; encoded by the coding sequence ATGCCGCGAGCCCAGCGCCAGATCCGGGGCCTGGGCGAGCGCCTGCGTGCGGCGCGCATGCGTCGGCAGATGACCCAGGCCGAGTTGGCGGAGCGGGTCGGCGTCAGCGTGCCGACCGTGGGCAAGCTGGAGCGCGGCGATCCAGCGACCAGTCTTGCGACCGTGCTGCGGGTGCTGACCGCGTTGGGCCTGGACAAGGACATCGAGTTGCTGGCCCGCGACGACGACGTGGGTCGTCAGCTGCAGGACAGCCAGTTGCGCCGTCCGGGCGCCCGACGCGGGAGTGCGCCATGA
- a CDS encoding restriction endonuclease produces the protein MGRRQGKTGFDALAALPWPVGIMAGIAGFLAVRDGIPWWFSRHDGALSQAIAQQAQGAFAPMAWILLLLCWLAALASFLKARHRRRLLDTRTTLESLAAGGWRQFELLVGEAFRRQGYAVEETGLGGADGGIDPVLRKDGRRTLAQCKQRKRQQVGVSVVREMYGLLAHHQADAVKIVCVGSYTDDAERFARGKPIELISGQLLLAMIQSARRGGATESFSKPPIEPALVLVIDANANACRHCGSMLVQRTNRRTGESLLGCSQFPRCRGTS, from the coding sequence ATGGGCCGCAGACAGGGGAAAACCGGATTCGACGCGCTGGCGGCGTTGCCGTGGCCAGTGGGAATCATGGCCGGCATCGCCGGCTTCCTCGCCGTGCGCGACGGCATCCCCTGGTGGTTCTCCCGCCACGACGGCGCGCTGTCGCAGGCCATCGCCCAGCAAGCGCAAGGCGCATTCGCTCCGATGGCGTGGATCCTGCTGCTGCTCTGCTGGCTGGCGGCGCTCGCCTCGTTCCTCAAAGCGCGGCATCGCCGCCGCCTGCTGGACACCCGCACCACCCTTGAAAGCCTGGCCGCCGGCGGCTGGCGCCAGTTCGAACTCCTGGTCGGCGAAGCCTTCCGCCGCCAGGGCTACGCGGTAGAAGAAACCGGCCTCGGCGGCGCAGACGGCGGCATCGACCCGGTCCTGCGCAAGGATGGCCGCCGCACGCTGGCGCAATGCAAGCAACGGAAGCGGCAGCAGGTCGGCGTCAGCGTCGTGCGCGAGATGTATGGGTTGCTGGCGCATCACCAGGCCGATGCGGTGAAGATCGTTTGTGTTGGCAGCTATACGGACGATGCGGAACGGTTTGCGCGGGGCAAGCCGATCGAGCTAATCAGTGGCCAGTTATTGCTAGCGATGATCCAGTCGGCGCGACGCGGCGGCGCGACCGAATCCTTTTCCAAGCCGCCCATCGAACCGGCGCTTGTCCTGGTGATCGACGCAAACGCAAATGCATGCCGGCATTGTGGAAGCATGCTGGTGCAGCGGACCAACAGGCGCACGGGCGAATCCCTCCTTGGCTGTAGTCAGTTCCCACGGTGCCGAGGAACTTCATAA
- a CDS encoding DUF2306 domain-containing protein — protein sequence MAWWLLWLALALLAVEFVHSVYLKYASLQSPAYAMFLARRGWLWCHLGGGAVGLLLGALQFATQRWRRWPRLHRWVGRVYFAGMVVAMVGAVGLIATSPAPPSIRVAFAATALAWLVTGSVGLVAIRRGQVLRHQRWMVRAYLATLAPVVFRVALPSAIGLGLTPSPGLIALLLWASWVVPLSVYGVGRVIADARGRRKQSAMLLCGAGLGAG from the coding sequence ATGGCCTGGTGGCTGCTCTGGCTCGCCCTGGCCCTGCTCGCCGTGGAGTTCGTCCATTCGGTCTATCTGAAGTACGCGTCGCTGCAATCGCCGGCCTATGCGATGTTCCTGGCCCGCCGCGGCTGGTTGTGGTGCCATCTCGGTGGCGGGGCGGTTGGCCTGTTGCTGGGGGCGCTGCAGTTCGCGACGCAGCGGTGGCGGCGTTGGCCGCGGCTGCATCGTTGGGTGGGGCGGGTGTATTTCGCCGGGATGGTGGTGGCGATGGTCGGGGCAGTCGGGCTGATCGCGACCTCGCCGGCGCCGCCGTCGATCCGGGTGGCGTTCGCGGCCACGGCGTTGGCGTGGTTGGTGACCGGGTCGGTCGGACTGGTGGCGATCCGGCGCGGGCAGGTGCTGCGGCACCAGCGCTGGATGGTGCGGGCCTATCTGGCGACGCTGGCACCGGTGGTGTTCCGGGTGGCGTTGCCGTCGGCGATCGGCCTTGGCCTGACGCCGTCGCCGGGCTTGATCGCGCTGCTGCTGTGGGCGAGTTGGGTGGTGCCGTTGTCGGTGTATGGCGTCGGGCGCGTGATCGCCGATGCGCGGGGCCGGCGCAAGCAATCGGCGATGCTGCTGTGCGGTGCCGGCCTCGGCGCGGGGTGA
- a CDS encoding lipase family protein yields MATQRNRLALRALSLIGIAGALLPIAATAAPARGTVLKSNVLTSYTRQAIATLLANDQSPDQAKCDVRVAEFTYATIGVDGEPTTASAALLVPGGSQCPGPFPLVSYSQGTESQRRAEQAKEIRDAKGDDTMVTHLATQGYVVVSSDYLGIGQSTYAFHPYLHAASEASSTIDAMRAARQVLQRLNTPLSGKVMLTGFSQGGHAAMATQREIEAHLSNEFNLVASAPISGPYALSQTFRDSWSGRNAVGENTFGIVLASYAIVGMQHTYKNLYLDPSQVFQDPWAKKVEKLFPGNQSLTDLVLGDTLPGVDKIRQYFQPGFYKDFASNANDPFLRDLERNDLLDWAPRTPTLLCGSDNDATVPLKNATTAIAAFKARGSKQATVLDLGTGKPSDNSALEHLFTEDACTIAVRQQLFDTLR; encoded by the coding sequence ATGGCCACACAGCGGAATCGGCTGGCGCTGCGCGCACTTTCCCTCATCGGCATCGCGGGCGCGTTGTTGCCCATCGCCGCCACGGCGGCACCGGCGCGCGGCACCGTGCTCAAGAGCAATGTCCTGACCAGCTACACCCGTCAGGCGATCGCCACGCTGCTGGCCAACGACCAATCCCCCGACCAGGCCAAGTGCGACGTACGCGTGGCCGAGTTCACCTACGCCACCATCGGCGTCGATGGCGAACCCACCACGGCGTCGGCCGCGCTGCTGGTGCCGGGCGGCAGCCAGTGCCCCGGTCCGTTCCCCCTGGTGAGCTACAGCCAGGGCACCGAGTCGCAACGCCGCGCCGAGCAGGCCAAGGAGATCCGCGACGCCAAGGGCGACGACACCATGGTCACCCACCTCGCCACCCAGGGCTATGTGGTGGTGAGCAGCGACTACCTCGGCATCGGCCAGTCCACCTACGCGTTCCACCCCTACCTGCACGCCGCGTCCGAGGCCAGTTCCACCATCGATGCGATGCGCGCCGCGCGCCAGGTGCTGCAACGGCTCAACACCCCGCTGTCGGGCAAGGTCATGCTGACCGGGTTCTCGCAGGGCGGGCATGCCGCCATGGCCACCCAGCGCGAGATCGAAGCGCACCTGTCCAACGAGTTCAACCTGGTCGCCAGCGCGCCGATCTCCGGCCCGTACGCACTCAGCCAGACCTTCCGCGACAGCTGGAGCGGCCGCAACGCCGTGGGCGAGAACACCTTCGGCATCGTCCTGGCCAGCTACGCCATCGTCGGCATGCAGCACACCTACAAGAACCTCTATCTCGACCCGTCGCAGGTGTTCCAGGATCCGTGGGCGAAGAAAGTGGAGAAGCTGTTCCCCGGCAACCAGAGCCTGACCGACCTAGTGCTCGGCGACACCCTGCCGGGCGTGGACAAGATCCGCCAGTACTTCCAGCCCGGCTTCTACAAGGACTTCGCCAGCAACGCCAACGACCCGTTCCTGCGCGACCTGGAGCGCAACGACCTGCTCGACTGGGCGCCGCGCACCCCGACCCTGCTGTGCGGCTCGGACAACGACGCCACCGTGCCGCTGAAGAACGCCACCACCGCCATCGCCGCGTTCAAGGCACGCGGCAGCAAGCAGGCGACCGTGCTCGACCTGGGCACCGGCAAGCCCAGCGACAACAGCGCGCTGGAACACCTGTTCACCGAAGACGCCTGCACCATCGCCGTACGCCAGCAACTGTTCGACACGCTCCGCTGA
- a CDS encoding type II toxin-antitoxin system RelE/ParE family toxin has product MSRVSHRAPVAAETRSERWQRWIAWLLSALLHVLMALALLYAAKPTMSTPQGAAGGSRIRVDFLGDSDKPVKPLPPKPSPPPASAAPKRTRATTTVQSTLVAQSDDPVPPPDRTDTPKAADTPAPAPAPQPRPAPPAPTPPADAPAPSPAQTADSNPPPPTERRPQTWTGRPPGALDTDTAPDNSGLAAGPGSRGNRHDMDAAQPSLEVGGYLVYYDLGSESQLRTWQQQGMKEMFILLPGTEYRMVCPLEIALTRGSGKCRALPPDSPELKSIGDARQVITMLQVYHQGELVWRGPGPYR; this is encoded by the coding sequence ATGAGCCGCGTGTCGCACCGCGCGCCCGTCGCCGCCGAGACCCGCAGCGAACGCTGGCAGCGCTGGATCGCCTGGCTGCTCAGCGCGCTGCTGCACGTGCTGATGGCGCTCGCCCTGCTGTATGCGGCCAAGCCCACCATGTCCACGCCGCAGGGCGCGGCCGGCGGCAGCCGGATCCGCGTGGACTTCCTCGGCGACAGCGACAAGCCGGTGAAGCCGCTGCCGCCCAAGCCCAGCCCGCCGCCGGCGTCCGCCGCGCCCAAGCGCACGCGTGCCACCACCACCGTGCAATCCACCCTGGTCGCCCAGTCCGACGACCCGGTGCCGCCGCCCGATCGCACCGATACGCCGAAAGCGGCGGACACGCCCGCGCCCGCCCCGGCGCCGCAGCCGCGTCCGGCACCGCCGGCGCCCACCCCGCCCGCGGACGCCCCGGCGCCGAGCCCGGCGCAGACCGCCGACAGCAATCCGCCGCCGCCGACCGAGCGCCGTCCGCAGACCTGGACCGGGCGCCCGCCCGGCGCGCTCGATACCGACACCGCCCCGGACAACAGCGGCCTGGCCGCCGGCCCCGGCAGCCGTGGCAACCGCCACGACATGGACGCGGCCCAGCCCAGCCTGGAGGTCGGCGGCTACCTGGTCTATTACGACCTGGGCAGCGAGAGCCAGCTGCGCACCTGGCAGCAGCAGGGCATGAAAGAGATGTTCATCCTGCTGCCCGGCACCGAGTACCGCATGGTCTGCCCGCTGGAAATCGCCCTGACCCGCGGCTCCGGCAAGTGCCGCGCGTTGCCGCCGGACTCGCCGGAACTGAAGAGCATCGGCGACGCCCGCCAGGTCATCACCATGCTGCAGGTCTACCACCAGGGCGAACTGGTCTGGCGCGGGCCGGGGCCGTATCGCTGA